A genomic stretch from bacterium includes:
- the lysS gene encoding lysine--tRNA ligase: MTESNEYRDIRLKKLEELKRRGCDPFLQERFERTHSLHEAFEAFPEWENSHQEGDELLRVKLAGRIMAKREMGKAMFLQLQDQSGRLQIYVRKDDLGDDGFEQAKHFWDLGDFLGVSGFMFRTRTGEISLHVQTAILLSIALLPLPAGKMDAEGVVHQGLSDVELRYRLRYADLNVNPTSRDVLVNRSRLISAVRRFLDSRKYIEVETPVLQAIAGGAAARPFKTHHNALEMDLKLRISLELPLKRLIVGGLEKVYEIGRVFRNEGISTRHNPEFTLLELYEAYADLDGIMELVEDLFRTAAIEVLSTTVIQRDGKEIDLAKPWHRLSLLDGIKQYAGIEPNEFDTLASAKAAGTRVGLPMDEEHTVGGIIEKVLERFVQPNLIEPTFITDFPTETSPLAKKRPDNPALTRRFEAYVFSQEVGNAFSELNDPIDQRERFAAQVQMRTAGDEEAHPMDEDFIRALEYGMPPTGGLGIGMDRLAMIFLGAESIRDVLFFPLLKPE, encoded by the coding sequence ATGACCGAGAGTAACGAGTACCGCGATATCCGGCTAAAGAAGCTGGAAGAACTAAAACGCCGCGGATGCGATCCTTTTCTTCAAGAACGCTTTGAACGCACTCACAGCTTGCATGAGGCGTTTGAGGCTTTTCCTGAGTGGGAGAATTCGCATCAAGAGGGCGATGAGCTTTTACGTGTGAAATTGGCGGGACGAATTATGGCTAAGCGTGAGATGGGCAAAGCCATGTTCCTCCAGCTTCAAGATCAGAGCGGAAGGTTGCAAATATACGTCCGCAAGGACGACCTCGGCGATGATGGCTTCGAGCAAGCAAAGCACTTCTGGGATCTCGGCGACTTTCTCGGCGTTTCCGGCTTTATGTTCCGAACGAGGACAGGGGAAATTAGTCTTCACGTTCAAACGGCAATACTATTATCGATTGCCCTACTTCCGTTGCCCGCAGGCAAAATGGATGCTGAGGGTGTCGTTCATCAAGGGCTAAGCGATGTCGAGCTTCGCTATCGTCTGCGATATGCCGATTTGAATGTCAATCCCACCTCCAGAGACGTCTTAGTTAATCGCTCACGCCTCATCTCGGCCGTCAGGCGCTTTCTTGATTCACGCAAATATATCGAGGTCGAAACCCCCGTTCTTCAAGCCATTGCCGGTGGAGCCGCAGCGCGTCCGTTCAAAACTCACCACAACGCGCTTGAAATGGACCTCAAGTTAAGAATTTCACTTGAACTGCCCCTTAAGCGATTGATCGTCGGTGGGCTTGAAAAAGTTTATGAAATTGGCCGTGTGTTCCGCAACGAAGGCATTTCAACCCGCCACAACCCTGAATTCACCTTGCTTGAACTTTACGAAGCGTACGCCGACCTTGATGGGATTATGGAATTGGTCGAAGACCTCTTCCGAACGGCGGCTATTGAAGTCTTGAGCACTACGGTAATTCAACGGGATGGAAAAGAAATCGACCTTGCCAAGCCCTGGCATCGACTAAGCTTGCTGGATGGCATCAAGCAGTATGCCGGAATAGAACCGAATGAATTCGACACACTCGCAAGCGCCAAAGCGGCCGGTACGCGTGTTGGATTGCCGATGGATGAGGAGCATACGGTTGGCGGCATTATCGAAAAGGTTCTCGAGCGTTTCGTACAACCTAACTTAATCGAGCCGACTTTCATCACCGACTTCCCCACCGAAACCTCGCCTCTTGCTAAAAAGCGCCCGGATAACCCCGCGCTTACAAGAAGGTTCGAAGCCTACGTTTTCTCCCAAGAGGTCGGGAATGCGTTCTCCGAACTCAACGATCCCATCGACCAACGCGAGCGCTTCGCCGCACAGGTGCAGATGCGCACAGCCGGTGACGAAGAAGCGCACCCCATGGACGAAGACTTCATCCGCGCCCTGGAATACGGCATGCCCCCAACCGGCGGCTTAGGCATCGGAATGGACCGACTCGCCATGATCTTCCTAGGCGCCGAATCAATCCGAGACGTCCTCTTCTTCCCCCTACTAAAGCCTGAGTAG
- the greA gene encoding transcription elongation factor GreA, with protein sequence MNDEETILLTEVGYRKLEAELHELSTVRRPEVAEQIRNSKEHGEFSDDNSEFENAKLDQAMVEGRINELRQMLALATIVHPDAIPTDYVGIGSIVTVKDIDNNTSFDLVVVGLLEADPDNDRISHQAPVGEALFGREVGEIVEVVVPAGKLNYQIEAIRK encoded by the coding sequence GTGAATGACGAAGAAACAATATTACTTACCGAAGTAGGCTATCGCAAGTTAGAAGCCGAACTACACGAGCTCAGCACAGTTCGTCGCCCTGAAGTAGCTGAGCAAATTCGTAACTCCAAGGAGCACGGAGAGTTTTCTGACGATAACTCCGAGTTCGAGAACGCCAAATTAGATCAGGCAATGGTAGAAGGTCGTATCAACGAGCTTCGCCAGATGCTTGCCTTGGCTACAATAGTTCACCCAGATGCTATTCCTACCGATTACGTCGGTATCGGCTCGATCGTCACGGTCAAAGACATCGATAACAACACAAGTTTCGACCTGGTTGTAGTTGGCCTCCTTGAAGCCGACCCGGACAACGACCGAATCTCTCACCAAGCGCCGGTGGGTGAAGCGCTCTTTGGGCGCGAAGTAGGCGAAATTGTCGAAGTAGTTGTACCGGCAGGCAAATTGAACTATCAAATTGAAGCAATTCGAAAGTAG